In the genome of Zootoca vivipara chromosome 6, rZooViv1.1, whole genome shotgun sequence, the window gcatgttaatttatcattaatagctatatcccacacctctttatagcactcttccattttatattcaccttgctacttccacttcctagctataataactcgtgcagctgtcaataaaggAAGAgctttttgatggtaagagctgttcagctcTGGAGCGGACTCCCAAGGATTGTGGTGGACGCAATTCCTGCTGAATGggtattgggggcaggggggcttGCTCTACCACCTTCTACTTCTAGTAAGGAAGCCTGATCCCTATTCAGAATTGGAAACTAGTAGTGTGTAATGTGCCGAGATCTATAATTGGGAAGAGGAGCCATATTGATATCCACACACACGGCTTGTTCATGCTTCCGTTTGCCCAGGTGCATTCCCCAGAGAAAACCCGTGGTTTAGTGCTGAGTCGGcccaaatggcaattgggttttctgcagattgctgtttgttctgatttagcagtaaagagtgtgttttcccagggaaacctgtgaggcaaacaaaaaacaactcagATCTGTGCCTAGGAAGCACAGCACAAGTGGAAAACTTCTTGGCCTCAAGATTTCTTGGTGCAGGATGAGTAAAGTGTGAACGAACCCACAGTTAAGAGTATGTGTTATATCTACATACATATTTGCACAGTATCCGTGTGTACACATTTTGAGATTTTCAATAAATAACATACCGTACTTCAGTTAGAAAGAGACATAATCACACAAAATACAAGACCTTCAGATGTTGTACCACAGTTAATTACACAGTACAGTGTTTGTATTGTTGGCAGATCATAATAAAAAACCCAAGGGAAGCCCTTGTGGTCCATAAGAAAAAAAAGTTCCAAAAATGAAGGAAAATTTTATTAGGACAAACCAAGAAGTCACAAAAATGTGGCAACCTTTCCAGTTCTTCAAAACTTCCATCAGGCAAAATGATACACAAAGTGGGAAAGAGTTGGAtggggattttattattattattttggtagaAAAATCAGCTAGGATGTTGCAACAATGAGGTCTGCTTATGGGTTGGTGTTTCACGATGAAGACAGCAGACTTAAGTGCCTGTCAGGTGCTGAGGATCCAAATTACACAACtggtttcctggggggggggtgctgggcaTGCTGACATCAGGTGCACCTGCACCCGTGACGTGCATGGTCCTGTgcaaaaatttgtgggtgccctgccTCTTCATGGGGTAAGTTGTAGGGTCTGGAGCACCCACAGCCCCACTCATTTGCTACCTGTGGTTCTCTGCCAAGAGGCATTGATTGTTAAGCTATACTGACTgcgatttttgcattgcattgtcATTTAGCTTAGTTTTCTCCTTTCTATACTTGCCCACTAAGATATTGCTTAATGCATCTGACAAAGTGAGGTTGACTCTCCGAAATGTCACGATAAAATATTGTTACGTCTCTAAGGCACTCGCTCTTAGATTTTCCGTtcccgagcacagttcaaagtgttggtgcttacctttaaagccctaaatggccttggtccagtatacctgaaggagcatctccacccccatcgttttgcccggacacaggtccagcaccgagggccttctggcggttccctcgttgcgagaagccaagttgcagggaactaggcagagggccttctcagtagtggcgcccgccctgtggaacgccctcccatcaaatgtcaaagagaaaaacaactaccagacttttagaagacatctgaaagcagccctgtttagggaggcttttaatgtttaatccattattgtattgtatttttctgttggaagccgcccagagtggctggggcggggtataaataataaattattattattatttattatttattatttcaagtaTCTAAATGTGAATTAAAGCACCAACAAACACACCTCAGAAATGGCAGCCAGGATGCAAATTTCAGCCCGTCCTTTGTTTGAAAATGCTGGTTTGTTATGAATCCGGTTTCACATATTTGTAGAATCTCAGTTTAGCATTAGAGCTTTATAGTAATGAGCAGGTAGCTAACATTGTttaactctctctttttccccctttaaagaaTGGTTCCAGCTTCCATGTTTTTGATCAGAGTCGATTTGCGAAGGAGGTGCTGCCTAAGTATTTCAAACACAACAATATGGCCAGCTTTGTGCGACAACTGAACATGTGTAAGTAACATTCCCAAGATTTAGAAAGTACAGACTTGCTTGTATGATGGAGGAAAGGCCatgattaaaattatttatttatttatttataccccgcccatctggctgggttccccctgccactctgggcggcttccaacaaataccaaaataaattaaaatatcacagaaaaaaaacttccctaaacagggctgcctgtttttaaatgtggttttagTACATTGCCAAACCTAAAAAGCAGAAGCACTAGAGCCGACTTATGTATTTGGCAACCTAGTAAGTTAATGTTTGTTAGAGACTTTTAAGTTTATTATATATTCACATATAATGACTGCCATgagcagcaaaagaagaagaaaaaggtgccAGGTACTCTGTACTGGTGAGCAGCATcacaaaaaagcactgtttaaagGTGATACCAGTTTTCAAATCTCACTTCTCTTCAAAGAATTGAGATAAAAACAATAGCGACATAAATAAGAAGTTATATATCAGCAGCTAGCAAGAATTCAACATGAAGGAagcaagagacagagagagggggaagactTGCTTTTCTGGGTCCACTTGCTTTTCTGGGTCCACAGCAAGGGACTCCTTTAATCTGGAAGAGGCAGGGTAGGCACACTGAGAATTCTCCACTGCCTCTCATCATCTTGGGGGCTTCACACAAAGTGGGAATAGTGGGAATATTGAAGATGTAGACTTATTGCTGATCTGGGATTTTGTCTCTCTGTCCTCTGGAACTGGCACACTGGTTCGCAAGCATGTGTTTGCCACATCCACACTTTTGTGCAGTCACAGGTGTATACCTAATGTGTAaatcagccccacccccaccccagtccttCTGCTTCTCACCAGGCTTCTGTTTGTCCATTTAGATGGCTTTAGGAAAGTCGTGAACATTGAACAAGGCGGGCTTGTCAAGCCTGAACGCGAcgacactgagttccagcacctttatTTCTTGCAAGGCCATGAACACCTCCTTGAGCACATCAAAAGGAAGGTAGGAAACACAAGTCACAGAAACTATTAGTCTGTTGTGATCATGTGCTACGTATAGCCTGCTTGGGAtaggtttacaagtataaaaccaATTACAAAAATATAGTCACATGTGATTAAAATATGCTATAAATAATtgcatcaaaacattaaaatcaacATCCACAATTAAAATATTCAATGAACAAACCCATTAAAAGAACAagcattatgttgttgttgctgctgctgctgctgctgttgctgttgctttattTTCCATCCTCTTTCCTAGCATGAGCTCTGTAGGATTATCTAAACCTGAGAGAGATCGTGTGACATCAGAGATTGCCCCTGCCATAGTCCAGGCTCCAGACAAGGGAAGGTGTCATCACCTGATAAAAATAACACTTGCCAGCAAATGTATTTGTTTCCCTGACATTCACCCACTGCATTTTTAGGAGTGCGCTTGCAAAAGCTCAGGAATGCACTGGGTGAAGAGGGCCTTGGTTGCATTTAGCATCCCCtggatcaggcatgtcaaacctgcggccctccagatgttttggcctacaactcccatgatccctagctagcaggaccagtggttggggaagatggaaattgtagtccaaaacatctggagggccgcaggtttgacatgcctgcgccTGGATTGTGTTTCCTACCTCACACATTCACACAATTTATCCTTctatttctgcttctttctttggTTGTTTCTACAGGTATCCATTGTGAAAAGTGAAGAAACCAAGATGCGCCAAGAAGACCTTAGCAGATTGCTGTATGAGATCCAGATCCTCCGGGGTcagcaagagacaatggagtgtcaGGTGCAGGACATGAAGCAGTAAGTGAATGCTACCAGAAGCATCATGGCATTGcaagggggtaggactagatgaccctcgggggtgacttccaactccacagtgctatgattctatggcatatTACCTGTACCCAGTCTGACTACTGGGAGAATTCTGTGTACATGCAGCTGGAGTGTTACTTTTGGCCTCTTTGGATGAGACTTGCCTCCACAGAAGGTAAAGATACTGCAGTTACCTGAATATGGGCCCATCTTTACTCCAGATGTCAAACCTGTGATTTCTATGTCAAAGGTTAAGGGAGGTCTGACATTCAAATAACTGTAGACTCTCTCCAGTTTGGGTGAGCGCAAGAGCCCAATTTCGGCAGGAGCTGTAGCAGTGGGTCCAAATGGGCCCATAGAGAGAAGACAACAAAAATGGATGCAGCCTCATAGTTAGATTTCTATATATAAAACTCTACAGTTGCTCTAAGGACAACATTCCCCTCCCTTTAGTAAGAAACAAAAGTTACTGGCCCTTATGATTTCCATATtgtcagtgcaatcctataaatgttatcttagaaataagtcccactgaggtcAGTGGTGCTTATTCCGCCGTAAGTATGTTTAAGATTGCTGCCAGAATCACGAAAGCCTACAAGTGCGCATTGACTGTTTCCTGTGATTCATTCAGAGACTGTGCCCTCAGCCTGCGGTTCTCTATTCCTTTCAGGCAGAATGAAGTTTTGTGGAGGGAAGTTGTGTGTCTCAGGCAGAATCATTCACAGCATGAGAAAGTGATCAATAAGGTAATGTTTCTGTTGATGCCAATAATGTGATGTGGGGGGGTGTTTGCTACTTGCAGAGCAGGGGGTGGTTGGCTCCACTGAAATTGGCACATGGTCAACAGTCGGCTTTCTCAAGGAACTCTGGGGAATGTGGTTCTGTGAGGCGGATGGGCCTCACAGAGGAGTGGGAAACTTTTTCAACCCAAAGGGCATATTTCCTCATGTCATTCGCACATGTGGCATTCCCACATGGGCAACCTCTTAGGTGCCACATGCCAATGCTtggcagggtcagaggcaaaagtgggtggagcaataggATGGACTCTTGCCTCTGTACAATAGGTTACATTCCAGTCCTGCAAAAGCCtcatgtttacacacacacacacacacacacccatctgtcCTGGCCCTCACAGCCTGAAGAAGACAAACTTTCTGAATTTGTGCAGATGCTTCAGGACCAGTGTAGCTACATTAAATGTCAGGAATCACCCAGGTTTCTGATCTAATGTGGCACAAAGTTGGGGTACCTTCTGTTGCCCCTGGGCAGGGTAGCATCTAACAATGTGACCACCCTCCCCAAATGTCCCAAATGAATGTTCACTGCATTCATATAAGAGTGCACACTTTTGATGTATGCTTACATACATGTCGTGGAAGATGGCCATGTCTGTGTCATCTTGCCTGCCCCAGTCCTTCATTTTTAGCAACTTGAAAGTTGCCTTATATAAGAAGTTGCCTTACATCAAGTCagatcattgctccatctagctctgtgttgtctacacagactggatGTGACTCTCCGGGACTGCAGGTTAGGGAGTTTCTCAATGCACTACCTACAtatattggggattgaacctggatcttctccatgcaaagcagatgcttgcaGCCCTCCTTCCCCTGGAAGGGAGCTCCTCCTTGTGTGAGCAGAGAGGTGGACGGTGGAGTGCTGAATCACTCTGCTGACTGACAAACACCTGACCTTGATTTCCCCTGACAGCTGATTCAGTTTCTCTTCGGCCAGCTCCAATCCAGCCCCAGCAATGCTGGAATAAAGAGAAAGCTGTAAGTACCCTCATGTGACTGCATGGACATGCACGGGCAAGAAACTAGTTGGGGGCTCACCCTTcattttctctcccccgcccccagcttAGCTCCAAGTGGCGTGGTAGGTCACCAGACCTGGGCACCATGGTGACAGAAAAATGAATGGGGCTGGGAACTGATGAGTCAGAGCTGCTGACAGGTCCCATTCAGTGCCTTTGGAGAACCACCCTGTCAGCTTGCTGTGACCTTTGTTTTAGTGGTATACAGGGGGATTGAAAGAAGAAAATTTGAAGAGAAAGGGGAGTGGAGGCAAGGTCCCCTGTGGAAGCCACAGAGAGGTTTTCCAGTAATAtcattacaggggggggggagagggaggtgcATCAATGGGACTGTCAAGCCTCTTGGTCATGGGTGAGCTTATTAGGTGGCTGTAGACAGATGCAAAGTCTATGGAAGGCCTGTGATGGTTTGCCATATGGACAGCCTAGGAACATTAGAGCTGCCTTGCTGGAGTAGACCAAGGGGAGGTCTAATTTAGGACTCTAGTTACAGGAGTAGCAACCCCACAGCTCTGGGCTCAGAGGACAAGCTGCTGTATTTGTGAGCGAGGGGTGGTGTGACAAgtgttggcaggggctgatgggagttgtagtccaaaacatctggagggcaccaggttgaagaaggctggtgCTGTGGAAATTGCTTTGAATGAGTGGGGAGCCTAGACTTCATGGAGCAGTTTTCATGTGTTTGTGTTTCCAAGTGCCACCTGATCAGCTGAGAAGCCTCCTAAAGGCCAAAAGAAGCGCCAGCTGTTCTTTCCTCTAGCTGCCCCCAGAAAGAttcagcactcccccccccccaagaaccagTGAGCTTGTGAATAGTGTTCTTACAAGTCACGCAGCAGAGTGACTGAGATGAAGGATTTGGGCTTCCTTCTCTCAACAGGCCTCTCATGCTGGATGATGGCAATTCTGCTCCACAAATGACAAAGTTCAGGAAGCATTTGTCTTTGGATCCCATTCATGACTCCTATTTCATCCAGTCGGTGAGTTTGGGATGACGTCCTGCTCTTGCCTGCTCTTATTTATTTGCAAGGTGCTAGCGATTAATCaaacattttttaattatttttagacATACATCTGAAGCTGCCTTTCCCCCGAGTCAGATCACTGAtctatcttgctcagtatttGTTGTATACAGCACTGAGTGGCAgaagctctctgggatttcagacagtaGACTTCTCCAGCCCttactagagatgccagggattgaacctgggacttacTGTATGCAAAACACATGCTTTGTCACACTAGGTTACCCTTTCAGTGCAGATACTTGCAAACACTGTGAGTGACAGCAGGTGCCATCTATGAAGAAGCAGGCATTCTTTCACATAAAGGAAACATTTCCTCTTTTGAAATGGTCCCTGCTGAAACAAGGGCCTGTGTGCTTCATCTGAAAGCAAAAGAGTCATGTTTCCACACACCCCTTGAAGATACAGTAGTTGCTTTATTCTTGTTTGCATCTATGCAAATTTAATCAATTATTCAGTTAAATTTAAATTCTAATTCATTTAAATCAGAATGCCTCCATGTTTTGCAAAAGCGAGTTGTAGGCAGCACATTTCTGTTTCACCAGgccctttggcttttaattatctgtggcctcAATGTTTTAatccagtttaataataataataataataataataataataataataataataatatttataccccgcccttcccagtcaagaccgggctcagggcggctaacaacaaaaatatcaaagcaagcataaaagaaacaattcaattaaaatacagattaaatataatgttaaaattcaattttaaaattaggaatctacaagtgaaacctcatttaaatatctataggataaaaccttagggg includes:
- the HSF4 gene encoding heat shock factor protein 4 isoform X1, with the protein product MQDSSSSLAMDGYPSNVPAFLTKLWTLVEDPETNHLICWSINGSSFHVFDQSRFAKEVLPKYFKHNNMASFVRQLNMYGFRKVVNIEQGGLVKPERDDTEFQHLYFLQGHEHLLEHIKRKVSIVKSEETKMRQEDLSRLLYEIQILRGQQETMECQVQDMKQQNEVLWREVVCLRQNHSQHEKVINKLIQFLFGQLQSSPSNAGIKRKLPLMLDDGNSAPQMTKFRKHLSLDPIHDSYFIQSPSAEPASCLNSPAVPGGPIISDVTEVSPSNAVVMQPTSNRERAEISDPLDGADLNLEGLQILLRNQQYNLEAATTLDVFNPTISASEWNLNDVEANLSSVRHACAGWEREVWHLNTTKHLWL
- the HSF4 gene encoding heat shock factor protein 4 isoform X2 — its product is MQDSSSSLAMDGYPSNVPAFLTKLWTLVEDPETNHLICWSINGSSFHVFDQSRFAKEVLPKYFKHNNMASFVRQLNMYGFRKVVNIEQGGLVKPERDDTEFQHLYFLQGHEHLLEHIKRKVSIVKSEETKMRQEDLSRLLYEIQILRGQQETMECQVQDMKQQNEVLWREVVCLRQNHSQHEKVINKLIQFLFGQLQSSPSNAGIKRKLPLMLDDGNSAPQMTKFRKHLSLDPIHDSYFIQSPSAEPASCLNSPAVPGGPIISDVTEVSPSNAVVMQPTSNRERAEISDPLDGADLNLEGLQILLRNQQYNLEAATTLDVFNPTISASEWNLNDVEANLSSFVFLHQDADANCGSGEECK
- the HSF4 gene encoding heat shock factor protein 4 isoform X3, with protein sequence MQDSSSSLAMDGYPSNVPAFLTKLWTLVEDPETNHLICWSINGSSFHVFDQSRFAKEVLPKYFKHNNMASFVRQLNMYGFRKVVNIEQGGLVKPERDDTEFQHLYFLQGHEHLLEHIKRKVSIVKSEETKMRQEDLSRLLYEIQILRGQQETMECQVQDMKQQNEVLWREVVCLRQNHSQHEKVINKLIQFLFGQLQSSPSNAGIKRKLPLMLDDGNSAPQMTKFRKHLSLDPIHDSYFIQSPSAEPASCLNSPAVPGGPIISDVTEVSPSNAVVMQPTSNRERETCLLLVKEEPISPEQKAASTDPAVPLIGCNVCSDPPVLPVAMVQSVLDGRGSCDVPQPASLQTLDRRGRRAPLDR